Below is a window of Haloglycomyces albus DSM 45210 DNA.
TCGCCTACGAACGTGTAACGCTGTACGGCGTTCCGATCGTGCCGCGCCGCGCGGTGAATTACGGGCGCATCGACCCGGCGGTCAGCCGCGACCTGTTCATCCGCCACGCACTTGTCCAGGGAGAATGGGAAACCCATCACTCCTTTTTCCAACATAACCGCGAGCTCGTGTCCGACGTCGAAGACTTGGAAAACCGGGTGAGACGCCGCGATCTACTCGCCGACGAGCAGACGCTGTACGAATTCTACGACCGCCGCCTACCCGGCCACATCGTCTCCGGACGTCATTTCGACAGCTGGTGGAAGAAACAAAAGGACAAGCGATTCCTGGAGTTCAGCCGAGATCTGCTCGTCGCCGACCGAGACGAAGGCATCGACACCGAGGCCTATCCGAACGTTTGGACAAGCGAAGGAATCGACCTCCCGCTCGATTACGTCTTCGAACCCGGCTCGGCAGACGACGGAGTCAGCGTCGACATCCCCCTGGATGCCCTCGGCCAGGTCAACAACGACCGTTTCAGCTGGCACGTACCGGGCATGCGCGCTCAGGTCGCCGAAGCGTTCATCAAATCGCTGCCCAAATCCCTACGACGCAATTTCGTTCCCGTACCTGATTTCGCCAAAGCGGCCGTCGCACGCATGACCGTCAGCGACGACCGCCCGTTCTCCGCGTCCCTGGCCGAGACCCTCCGCTCAATGACCGGCATCACCGTTCCCGAAGACTCCTTCGACATCAGCAAAATCCCCGGCCACCTCCAGATCACCTTCCGCATTGTCGATCAGGACGGCCGCCGGGTCGCCGCAGGCAAAGATTTGGCAGCGCTACAAACGCAATTGGCGCCCAAAACCGAAGAGGTAGCCGTCGAAGCGACACCTCAGCTCGATCGCACCGGACTCACCACCTGGGACTTTGACGGCCTCCCCCAGGTCCACGAGATACCCCGCAAGGGCTACACGGCCAAAACATATCCGGCGCTCACCGACGAGGGCAGCAGCGTCGGCGTGAAGAGCTTTGCCGATCCGGGTAAACAAGCCGCGTCCATGTGGGCGGGTACCCGCCGCCTCCTTCTCCTCAACACCCCCAACCCCCACGTCCAAGAGGCTCTCACCAAACGCGAACAACTTCTCTTGTCCGCCGGGCCGTACGACTCAATGGAATCGCTGATCAACGATGCTCTCCGCATCGTTCTGGACAAGATTCTGGTAGAAAACGGCGGCCCCGCATGGGACGGAGAGGCCTTCGCACAACTGCTAAAACAGAGCCGCCTACACCTGGCCTCCGACGCGGTGACCGTCGCTCGCAAAGCGGCTGCGGCGATCGAAGTCTCACGCCAGGCACGAGAGCACCTCGAAGGGAAATTCGACTTCGAGCTCCTCGCCTCCGTCAGCGATATGAGAATCCAGCTGGACGAACTCATCGGATCAGCCGGATTCCTCCGAAGCATCGGATGGTGGCGGCTCGACGACCTCAAACGCTATATCACCGCCATCGTACGAAGAGCGGAGAAACTCCCCTCCGACATCGCCGGCGATATCTCCAAAATGGAAATCGTTCACGACCTGGACGAAGAACGTCACTCACTGGCCCGAGCCCGGCCGGCGGCCCTACGCACCGCGCAAGGACAGGAAATCCGCTGGATGCTACAGGAACTGCGCGTCAGCTTCTTCGCACAACAGTTGGGCACCCGCTATCAGGTCAGCGAAAAACGAGTCCGCAAGGCCCTACGGGCGCTCTAAACCGGAAGCCCTGGACATCCGGGAACCGGATAGCGAGATATCGCCCACAGTCGACATTGGTTTGGGACGATGAGGACGTTCCCCTCGGGCGGATGACAGAAAGGTTGTCAGCCAATGCGAATACGATCCGCCATCGTTGGGGCGCTCGCGGCCGTGATGTCAGGGCTCTTGGCCATGTCCGCGACCACCGCACAGGCCCAGAATCCCGCGATCCCCACCGACGGTTGGGATCATTCATCCGCCTGGGCATGGACGACCGACACTCACACGTCCTCGCTGACAGAAGAGGTCGAATCGCTTCTCTCCCAGGAACTACCGGATCTCAGTTTCTCAGCGAACTTCAACGCGCATCGTGCCCAATTTCCGACCAACATGGCCGACGATCGCGTCTCTTACATGCGCCTCTTCTATGGCGACTGGGACGTCGTGGAGCGGTCCGAAGGCATATCCGTTTTCACCGTCCTTCCCGGAGGGTGGCGGACCGGCATCAATCGGGGAGAATGGGACTCCAGCTATCTTATCGACTGTCCCGCGTTCGACTATATTCGTGAATGCAAAGAGGGTTGGGAAGGCGACCGCCAGTACGCTCTGGTCGTCAGCGACTGGCATATCCAGAAAGTCCACTTTCTACCGGACGGGTCGGCGGTTTCGATCGTTTGGTATACGACCGGACTGACCGACTTGCAAGCCACCACCGACGACGTTTCCGCACTTCTCGAAAAGATCGGCACCGGATCGGTGTGGACCGCATGGATGGACGACGAATGCGACTGCGCCGCCACTCAAACCGAGCCGCAACCCGAATCGGTCGGCTTCCAGTACCTGGATCGGAACTAAAATCCAAGACCCAGTCCAGGTGGGCCAGGTGGAAACGATCCACTTGGACGGCAACCGCCGCATCTGTTAGCGGCGGCAGAGCTGCCTATACCGTCAGAAAACTCGATTACCATGAATGCCCCGACGAAACTGGCGAGCTTCGAACGACGTGTAGAAGCGGTAGAGCTGGAGGGGAGCTCAGGTTGTTCCAGGTGCTGCAGATTTGCGCGAGGAGGATTCGTTGCGACCTTCAGGTCGTGAGAATCCCCCACAGCGTAAAGATGTAGTGCCTGGGGCAAGCTGAGCGGTCACCTCCCCAACACCGTGCGGATGGTATCTTCCGCTTCTTCGTTGCAGACGAAAACCAGTTCGTCTTTGGCTTCCAAGGTGTCGGCCGGGGTCGGCGCGATGACTCGTGCTCCCCGGAGGATGGCGACCAGTGCCGCGTCTCCCGGGAGCTGCAGGTCATCCACCGTTGATCCGACCAAGGGATTGTTGGCAGCGAGGGTGAACTCCACCAGGTTCGCTTGGGATTGGCGGAAGGTCATCAAGCGGACCAAGTCGCCGACGCTGACGGCCTCCTCGACCAACGCCGCCAAGAGGCGTGGTTTGGAGACGGACACGTCGACGCCCCATTCTTGATTGAACAGCCATTCGTTCTCGGCTCGATTGACCCGGGCCACGACACGTGGCACGGCGAACTCGGTTTTGGCGAGTAGGCTGACCACCAGGTTGACTTTGTCGTCTCCGGTTGCCGCTACGGTGACGTCACAGGTTTCCAGGGCCGCCTGTTGCAGGCTTTCCAATTCGCAGGCGTCGGCCAACATCCATTCGGCTTCGGGAACGCGTTCGGGTTTCAGCATGGACCGGCGTTGTTCCACGAGCAGGACTTGGTGGCCGTTCTCGACCAGTTCGGCGGCGATCGACCGTCCGACGTTTCCCGCTCCGGCAATGGCGACTCTCACGATTCCCCACCTTTCGTACGCGGTGACTGTTGGGCGATCGCTTCCACATGTGCCGCGTCGTAGTCTCCCACGAAAAGGAACACCTTGTCTCCGTCCTGCAGCATCATCGACTGTGTAGGCAGCGTGGCTTTGCCGAAGCGTTGTATATACGACACGCGATGACCGGTGGCGGCTTCCAAATCGGCGATCGGCAGTCCGATCCAGTCTTCGTGAAAGGAGAGTTCGACGAGTGACAGGGTGGCGGACGGGTCGCGCCATACCGGCCCCTGTTCTTCGGGGAGCAATTGCCGTAGGAGACGGTCGGCCGTCCAACGGACGGTCGCGATGGTGGGGATTCCCAGTCGTTCGAAAACCAGGGCCCGTTTTGAGTCGTAAATGCGAGCAACGACGTTTTCGACGCCGAAATGTTCCCGTGCGACGCGGGTAGCGATGATATTCGAGTTATCGCCGGATGAGACGGCCACAAACGCGTCTGCCCGCCCGACGCCCGCCTTCGCCAGGACTTCACGATCGAAGCCGTTGCCACGTACTGTGATTTGGTCGAAGTCAGGGCCCAGCCTTTGAAAAGCGCTCGGGTCTTTGTCAATGATGGCGACACTATGGTCGCGGTCGGCCAGACTACGGGCCAGACCGGCCCCCACCCGGCCACAACCCAAAATCACCACATGCAAGTCAAGTCCTCCATTAACCGTGCTAAAAAGTGCCCATCCGGTGTTGTCACGTCAAGATTAACGGTTAACCTACATGTCGTGGCCCGCTCCCTATCAATGTTCAAACGACTTATTGTCGGAATGCCGTTCACCAGCGACAGGGACAGTTCCCTGACGCTGTCCAAGCGCTACGCCATTCCGCTGTTGGCGGTCAATCCGATATCGTCGCTCGCGTACGCGCCGGAGCAGATCTTCTTGGTGTTGGCGATCGCCGGGTCGGCGGCCTACGCCTTCACCGTATGGATCGGCCTGGCGGTGGCGTTGGTGATGCTGAGTGTCATCGCCTCATATCGCTATACCGTGCGCGCCTATCCCGGCGGTGGCGGCGATTATCGCGTGGTAAGCGCCAATTTCGGCCCCGGAGCGGGCTATTTGGCGTCGGCCGCTCAGGTACTGGACTATGTGCTGACCGTGGCGGTGTCAACGGCCGCGGCCGTGACGAACTTCGCCGTCATCTGGCCCGCCTTGCGCGATTACCGGGAAGTGGCCTGCGTGGTCATCATCGTGGCACTAATGGCCTTCAACCTGCGCGGGTGGCGGGTGTCCGGAAAACTGGCCGCACCGATCACAATACTGTTCCTGATCGCCATCGTCGCCATCATCGTCGTCGGACTGACGCGGATCGCCATGGGAGATCAGTTGCAACCGGCGTCGGCGGGTTACACCGCACGTGGGGAGGCCACCGAATGGTCGTCGGCGGCGCTGTTGTTGCTCTCGGCACGAGCCTTCGCCTCCGGTTCGGTGGCGGTGTCCGGCATCGAAACCTTCACTACACGAGTGTCGTTCTTTCGGCCGCCACGCGGTCGAAACGCCGCGATCGCATTGGCCACTGTGGGGATTGCTACCGTGGCACTGTTCATCGGCCTGGTCGTGCTGGCTTTTCTGGTGGGTGCGCAACAGTCGTCCGATCCGCATTCGCAGTTGGCCGGACTCCCTGAGAGCTATGTACAACCCAGCCTCATTGGACAGTTGTCCGAATCGGTGTTCAGTCATCGTGAATGGCTGGTCAACCTCTCCATGTTCGCCGTTGGCGGGGTGCTGATCTTGGCGGCCAATACGGCCTTCGTAGGGTTTCCCCGGCTCGCGTCGGTTCTCGCCTCCGATTCACTGCTGCCACGTCAACTGCACAAACGCGGTGATCGCATGGTGTTTTCGAACGGCATCATTCTCCTCGCCGTTACCGCCGCCGCACTCACCACGATCTTCGGTGGGTCGGCCTACCGTTTGATCGCCTTGTACGTGGTGGGAGTCTTCCTGTCCATCGTGCTCACCAATGCCGCCATGGTCCGCCACTGGAATCGCCTCCTCACCGTGGAGCGCGATCCGCACCGTCGCCGTCGATCGAAGCGAGCGCGTGCGGTCGCCATGCTGGCGTGCACCGTCTGCGCGCTCGTCCTATCGATCGTGACGCTGGCGGAGTTCCAGCGTGGTTCGTGGATCGCGTTGGTGATCATCGCCGCCAATGTGGCTCTCATGTGGTTTATCTCGCGCCATTACGGTGAGGTCGCCGAGGAGCTCGCACTTCCCACCGGGAAAGGCCGTAAACCCGCTCGTAACCACGCTGTAGTGCTGATTTCCAATCTCAATCGTCCCGCGCTACGCATGCTCACCTATGCCCAAACCACGCGCCCCGATACCTTGACGGCGTTGACTGTTAATGTGGACGCGGTGGCGACCCGCCATTTGGTGGCCGAATGGGAACGTCGCCGTATCAAGGTGCCCATGACAGTGATCGATTCGCCGTATCGGGAAATCACCGGACCGATTGTCGATTACGTCAAGAAGATCCGACGTGAAGCGCCACGCGACGTGGTGACCGTTTACCTACCTGAATACGTCGTGGGTCATTGGTATGAGCGCATCCTGCACAATCAATCCGCTAAGCGCATTCGTTCCCGGCTGCGCTATGAGCCGGGCGTTATGGTCACCACGGTTCCGTGGCAGCTGGCTTCCAGTGAAAACCGTGACCTGGACCGACTTGATTCACAAATCCGAGGGAGAAGACGTTGATCATTACCGTAGAGGACATTGCCGCCGGAGGGCACTGTATAGCCCGAGTCGATGGCGATGTGTACTTCATACGCCACGCTCTTCCTGGAGAAAAGGTGCGCATCAAGGAATTGGAGCGTAAGAAGAACATCGTCTTCGCCGATGCGGTGGAAATCATCGAAGCCTCGGCCGACCGCGTGACTCCGCCGTGTCGTTGGGCCGGCCCGGGACGCTGCGGTGGTTGCGATTTCCAGCATGTCGATCCGGCGGCTCAGCGCACCCTCAAGTCGCGCGTCCTGGTTGAGCAGCTGACGCGCCTGGGTAAGTTCGACATGGAGTTGCTTGACCGGCTCGCCACCGCGGAGGACCGTTCCCAGGTGACGGTCGAGGAGCTTCCGGGTGGGGCCCTGCATTGGCGGACGCGCATGCAGTATGCCGTGGGCAAGGACGGGCGTCCGGGTTTGCGTTCGCACCGGTCGAAAAACATCGTCCACATCGATGAGTGCCTGTTGGCTTCGGACGCCATCGCCGAGTCCGATATTCTGGATAAGAAATGGTTCCGCGCGAACGCACGGCGTGCGCACGGGCGCCGCGACAACCTTATCGGCGCTGTGGGCGTCGTCGAATCCGATGCGGAGGAGCTCAGCGTCTTCACGCAACGGAGTCGCACCTCAGCGCCTCGATTGGTGGAGGGACCCAAGCGGGTCCACCAGCGGGTCGGCGACGAGGAGTTCGAACTCGACTATGACGGTTTCTGGCAGGTTCACCCGCACGCCGCCGACACCTTCCGCACTTGCGTCCTCGACTTCCTGCAACCGCAAGCGGGAGAAGCCGCCTGGGATCTCTATGCCGGTGCCGGGCTCTACGCGACCGGACTGGCGGACGCGGTAGGCGATACCGGCCGGGTCGTCGCGGTCGAGAACAGCGCTCAGGCTCATACCGTCGCCAATCTCCAAGATTTCCCCAATGCCGGGGCGATCGTCGGCGACGTTGGCGACACCGTG
It encodes the following:
- a CDS encoding class I SAM-dependent RNA methyltransferase — translated: MIITVEDIAAGGHCIARVDGDVYFIRHALPGEKVRIKELERKKNIVFADAVEIIEASADRVTPPCRWAGPGRCGGCDFQHVDPAAQRTLKSRVLVEQLTRLGKFDMELLDRLATAEDRSQVTVEELPGGALHWRTRMQYAVGKDGRPGLRSHRSKNIVHIDECLLASDAIAESDILDKKWFRANARRAHGRRDNLIGAVGVVESDAEELSVFTQRSRTSAPRLVEGPKRVHQRVGDEEFELDYDGFWQVHPHAADTFRTCVLDFLQPQAGEAAWDLYAGAGLYATGLADAVGDTGRVVAVENSAQAHTVANLQDFPNAGAIVGDVGDTVEALGSVDLVVLDPTRAGAGREVMEGIAQAGPRAICYVACDAAALARDARTLVDLGWEFSRMRAFDAFPMTQHFETIALFEKTE
- a CDS encoding APC family permease translates to MARSLSMFKRLIVGMPFTSDRDSSLTLSKRYAIPLLAVNPISSLAYAPEQIFLVLAIAGSAAYAFTVWIGLAVALVMLSVIASYRYTVRAYPGGGGDYRVVSANFGPGAGYLASAAQVLDYVLTVAVSTAAAVTNFAVIWPALRDYREVACVVIIVALMAFNLRGWRVSGKLAAPITILFLIAIVAIIVVGLTRIAMGDQLQPASAGYTARGEATEWSSAALLLLSARAFASGSVAVSGIETFTTRVSFFRPPRGRNAAIALATVGIATVALFIGLVVLAFLVGAQQSSDPHSQLAGLPESYVQPSLIGQLSESVFSHREWLVNLSMFAVGGVLILAANTAFVGFPRLASVLASDSLLPRQLHKRGDRMVFSNGIILLAVTAAALTTIFGGSAYRLIALYVVGVFLSIVLTNAAMVRHWNRLLTVERDPHRRRRSKRARAVAMLACTVCALVLSIVTLAEFQRGSWIALVIIAANVALMWFISRHYGEVAEELALPTGKGRKPARNHAVVLISNLNRPALRMLTYAQTTRPDTLTALTVNVDAVATRHLVAEWERRRIKVPMTVIDSPYREITGPIVDYVKKIRREAPRDVVTVYLPEYVVGHWYERILHNQSAKRIRSRLRYEPGVMVTTVPWQLASSENRDLDRLDSQIRGRRR
- a CDS encoding potassium channel family protein, producing MRVAIAGAGNVGRSIAAELVENGHQVLLVEQRRSMLKPERVPEAEWMLADACELESLQQAALETCDVTVAATGDDKVNLVVSLLAKTEFAVPRVVARVNRAENEWLFNQEWGVDVSVSKPRLLAALVEEAVSVGDLVRLMTFRQSQANLVEFTLAANNPLVGSTVDDLQLPGDAALVAILRGARVIAPTPADTLEAKDELVFVCNEEAEDTIRTVLGR
- a CDS encoding NAD-binding protein codes for the protein MHVVILGCGRVGAGLARSLADRDHSVAIIDKDPSAFQRLGPDFDQITVRGNGFDREVLAKAGVGRADAFVAVSSGDNSNIIATRVAREHFGVENVVARIYDSKRALVFERLGIPTIATVRWTADRLLRQLLPEEQGPVWRDPSATLSLVELSFHEDWIGLPIADLEAATGHRVSYIQRFGKATLPTQSMMLQDGDKVFLFVGDYDAAHVEAIAQQSPRTKGGES